One stretch of Acholeplasma laidlawii PG-8A DNA includes these proteins:
- the tgt gene encoding tRNA guanosine(34) transglycosylase Tgt produces the protein MEGGFILISYEVLHVCKQSGARLGKLTTSHGVFETPIFMPVGTLATVKTLTVEEIKEVSEGLILANTYHLWQQPGEDIVKDHGGIRGFMKWDGALLTDSGGFQVFSLAKLRDIKEEGVHFKHHKSGAPLFLGPEDAIRIQEDLGADIIMSFDECPPPYESYEYMKDSVERTIRWAKRGKEALKTDQALFGIVQGGLNKELRTHCAEELIKLDFPGYSIGGLSVGETKAEMYEMTRHLNPILPFNKPRYLMGVGAPEDLLENVINGVDMFDCVLPTRNARHGTALTTTGKVTIKNKQFERDMSSLDPNLQSSVSKYSKSYIRHLFKAEEQLGQRLVTIQNLAYLKHLMAEIRQAIKEDRLLDFKKEFYERTNYPKVSY, from the coding sequence ATGGAAGGTGGTTTTATTTTGATTTCATATGAAGTATTACATGTTTGTAAGCAAAGTGGTGCTAGGCTTGGTAAATTAACGACATCACATGGTGTGTTTGAAACACCTATTTTTATGCCAGTAGGTACACTCGCTACTGTAAAAACATTAACAGTTGAAGAAATTAAAGAAGTTTCAGAAGGTTTAATCTTAGCAAACACCTATCACCTATGGCAACAACCAGGTGAAGATATCGTAAAAGATCATGGTGGTATTCGTGGATTTATGAAATGGGATGGCGCACTTTTAACGGATTCCGGTGGTTTTCAAGTATTTTCACTTGCTAAATTACGTGATATTAAAGAAGAAGGTGTTCATTTCAAGCATCATAAATCTGGTGCTCCATTATTCTTAGGTCCAGAAGATGCGATACGCATTCAAGAAGACTTAGGTGCGGATATTATTATGTCTTTTGATGAATGTCCACCACCTTATGAATCCTATGAATATATGAAGGATTCTGTAGAAAGAACGATTCGTTGGGCAAAAAGAGGTAAAGAAGCATTAAAAACTGATCAAGCTTTATTTGGAATTGTACAAGGTGGTTTAAATAAAGAATTAAGAACTCACTGTGCTGAAGAACTCATTAAACTGGATTTTCCAGGTTATTCTATTGGTGGCTTATCCGTTGGTGAAACAAAAGCTGAAATGTATGAGATGACAAGACATTTAAACCCGATTTTACCGTTTAATAAACCGCGTTACTTAATGGGTGTGGGTGCACCTGAGGACTTACTAGAAAACGTCATTAATGGTGTAGATATGTTTGACTGTGTACTGCCTACTAGAAATGCTAGACATGGTACAGCACTTACAACTACCGGTAAAGTGACTATTAAAAATAAACAATTTGAACGTGACATGTCAAGTCTAGATCCAAATCTACAATCAAGTGTTTCAAAGTACTCTAAGAGTTATATTAGACACTTATTTAAAGCAGAAGAACAACTAGGTCAAAGACTAGTAACTATCCAAAATTTAGCATATTTAAAGCACTTAATGGCAGAAATTAGACAAGCAATTAAAGAGGACAGATTACTTGATTTTAAAAAAGAGTTTTATGAAAGAACGAATTATCCTAAAGTAAGTTACTAA
- a CDS encoding QueT transporter family protein, translated as MKKGLDLKDIVIQMTISAIYVVLVFVFYFMSFEAIQFRIAEILLVLVFFNKKHTIGLVFGTFLANYFGAFGLIDALYGSLATLLVCIFLYTFRKQWVLALLIFPALFNGLVISFEISYHFDTFNVYWFNFGTIALGELIVVALLGIPFMLSLKKTDVLMEYLT; from the coding sequence ATGAAAAAAGGTTTAGATTTAAAAGATATTGTCATACAAATGACTATTTCAGCTATTTATGTTGTTTTAGTGTTTGTATTTTATTTTATGAGTTTTGAAGCCATTCAATTTAGAATAGCTGAAATACTCTTAGTTCTTGTGTTTTTCAATAAAAAACACACAATAGGGCTCGTTTTTGGTACGTTTTTAGCAAATTACTTTGGTGCATTCGGTTTAATTGATGCATTATACGGCTCACTTGCTACACTATTAGTATGTATCTTCTTGTACACATTTAGAAAACAATGGGTACTTGCATTACTTATCTTTCCAGCCTTATTTAATGGTCTAGTCATTTCTTTTGAAATATCTTATCATTTTGACACATTTAACGTATATTGGTTCAATTTTGGAACCATTGCACTTGGTGAACTCATAGTCGTTGCACTACTTGGAATTCCATTTATGCTTTCGTTAAAGAAAACAGATGTCTTAATGGAATATTTGACTTAA
- the mutY gene encoding A/G-specific adenine glycosylase: protein MAYLRLFDWYQTNKRDLPFRKTDNPYHIWVSEIMLQQTQVDTMLPFYDRFLTIYPTIQDLARADIDEILKVVQGIGYYRRFRMLHKGAQYVIDHHDGKLPEDYFKILKIPGIGAYTAGAIMSIAFHKPYPATDGNVIRVLSRVKMLEDDFRLDKNKKKLNEMNKELIENSNNPYLYTQSMMELGATVCKVSNPLCDTCPLQEVCLANINNVQQNYPKMSPLKTKKEIQYFTFILEYKEGFLMRKRTEDLLHGFYEFVQIESDSLNGALTQAQDLGLEIQILDELQPIKHVFTHMIWQINLYRGTISNITSPYEIVHDFSQVPIATVVKKQIKQI from the coding sequence ATGGCATATTTACGATTATTTGATTGGTATCAAACAAACAAACGAGATTTACCTTTTAGAAAAACAGATAACCCCTATCATATTTGGGTATCTGAAATTATGTTACAACAAACCCAGGTAGACACAATGCTACCTTTTTATGATAGATTTTTAACAATTTATCCAACAATTCAAGATCTTGCTAGGGCAGATATTGATGAAATTTTAAAAGTAGTTCAAGGTATTGGTTATTATAGAAGATTTAGAATGCTACATAAAGGTGCTCAATATGTCATTGATCATCATGATGGTAAGTTACCAGAAGATTACTTTAAAATACTAAAAATACCTGGTATTGGTGCCTACACAGCAGGCGCAATTATGTCTATAGCATTTCATAAACCTTATCCAGCTACCGATGGTAACGTCATTCGAGTGCTTTCTAGAGTTAAAATGCTAGAAGATGATTTTAGATTAGATAAAAATAAGAAGAAATTAAATGAAATGAATAAAGAACTGATTGAAAATTCTAACAATCCTTACTTATATACTCAAAGTATGATGGAATTGGGTGCAACTGTATGTAAAGTGTCCAATCCTTTGTGCGATACGTGTCCTTTACAAGAAGTATGTTTAGCTAACATAAACAATGTTCAGCAAAACTATCCTAAAATGAGTCCTTTAAAAACAAAAAAAGAAATCCAATACTTTACATTCATACTTGAATATAAAGAAGGATTTCTCATGCGTAAGCGTACTGAAGATTTATTACATGGGTTTTATGAATTTGTTCAAATTGAATCAGATAGTTTAAATGGTGCATTAACTCAAGCTCAAGATTTGGGCCTAGAGATTCAAATACTTGATGAGTTACAACCAATTAAACACGTTTTTACGCATATGATTTGGCAAATTAACTTATATCGTGGCACTATAAGTAATATCACATCACCTTATGAAATCGTCCATGATTTCAGTCAGGTTCCGATTGCCACAGTTGTTAAAAAGCAAATAAAGCAAATTTAA
- a CDS encoding nitroreductase family protein translates to MKDIILGRRSIRKYTNEKISNETLENMLNDALRAPSSRNLQPVRLFVIESQTAREKLRPILMGNQLQLDTASHIILVTADIRKYDDAHIIFDRSVEQGMMPVEIRNRNLESFKNLEINPTDTNYLNSLHLDGGLFSMNFMLVARTYGYDTCPIGGFNKKLVHEALGIDSRYAPVLLISVGKADESGYESIRLSAKEVTKFID, encoded by the coding sequence ATGAAAGATATTATTTTAGGTAGACGCTCTATTAGAAAGTACACAAATGAAAAGATTTCTAATGAAACTTTAGAAAATATGTTAAACGATGCACTACGTGCGCCTTCAAGTAGAAATTTACAACCAGTTAGACTTTTCGTAATAGAAAGCCAAACTGCTAGAGAAAAGTTAAGACCAATCCTTATGGGTAATCAACTTCAACTAGACACTGCTTCTCACATTATCCTAGTCACAGCTGATATTCGCAAATATGATGATGCTCATATTATATTTGATCGCTCAGTTGAACAAGGTATGATGCCTGTTGAAATTAGAAATAGAAATCTTGAAAGTTTTAAGAATCTTGAAATCAACCCGACTGATACAAACTATTTAAACTCACTTCATTTAGATGGTGGATTATTCTCAATGAACTTTATGCTTGTTGCAAGAACCTATGGCTATGATACATGTCCAATTGGTGGATTTAATAAAAAGTTAGTTCATGAAGCGCTTGGTATTGATAGTCGTTATGCACCTGTGTTACTTATCTCAGTTGGTAAAGCAGATGAATCAGGTTATGAATCCATTCGTTTAAGCGCTAAAGAAGTTACAAAATTTATTGATTAA
- a CDS encoding ABC transporter ATP-binding protein/permease encodes MISVKHLDKHFNRGKKNSIHVLNDVSLDFPNKGLVVLLGPSGSGKTTLLNVIGGLDKVQKGQIDFFDHNISHYKSAIWDKIRTEEVGYIFQNYYLMPNLSVFDNVAFVLKMIGIQDKNEIETRVNYILKQVGMYRFRKKRSTQLSGGQQQRVAIARALVKNPKVIIADEPTGNLDSKNTLEIMNIVKSISANKLVVLVTHEKELASFYGDRIVEIKDGKIINDDQNTTLQDHAFSNDNTIYLKDLVEVSNLESKNLKASFYADSDEVLPTQVRLIIKNKTLYLDIQSDIQKIKLLNEESHMVVKDEHFTKKTREEMLVTTFDDSVLDHSNLDKHKKFTISFKNSFWIAFRKLMNFGRKGKLMLAIFMISGMLVAFATINMYSILTKDYKDALTMDERYIQVNKNSFYQGNGGASALLDKVNGETSGDYVIYMERLAASNQLRIDLGNGAFKSLASNIKIEYSKQLKQNDLYAGRLPLNANEIVLSYGVYSKDVLNDQNFQDIGIWRPEDFIGEVLAFSGALSDPQKRYTVVGISKAKYIAIYAYDYKTAFTLTNFDSINSPSYTTTRQYEESILQSSNASLDAYIFTPNYLELKQALEDAGYMVKLSSQAVIDQNNIAIAQQTAANLLITIFLIGGGLLAFYFVMRSSMISRIYEISVYRALGVRKLEIYSSFAVEIILLTTVSSLIGFGLMSFILGAFSNSPLRTFIGFRIDFFIILFGVIFVYAANLLIGLLPMGLLLRKTPAQIISSYDI; translated from the coding sequence ATGATAAGCGTTAAACATTTAGATAAACACTTTAATCGTGGTAAGAAAAATAGTATTCATGTATTAAATGATGTATCTTTAGATTTCCCTAATAAGGGTCTTGTTGTTTTACTAGGACCATCTGGTTCTGGTAAAACAACACTACTTAATGTCATTGGTGGACTTGATAAAGTTCAAAAGGGTCAAATTGATTTCTTTGACCATAACATATCACATTATAAATCAGCTATATGGGATAAAATACGTACTGAAGAAGTAGGCTATATTTTCCAAAATTATTACTTAATGCCAAACTTAAGTGTGTTTGATAATGTGGCGTTTGTTCTTAAGATGATTGGTATTCAAGATAAAAATGAGATAGAAACTAGAGTCAACTACATCTTAAAACAAGTGGGTATGTACCGTTTTAGAAAAAAACGTAGTACACAATTATCTGGTGGACAACAACAAAGAGTAGCGATTGCTCGAGCGCTTGTTAAAAATCCTAAAGTGATTATTGCTGATGAACCTACCGGTAACTTAGACAGTAAAAATACACTAGAAATTATGAATATCGTTAAATCAATTTCTGCAAATAAATTAGTTGTATTAGTAACACATGAAAAAGAACTTGCAAGCTTTTATGGGGATCGCATTGTTGAAATTAAGGATGGTAAAATCATCAATGATGATCAAAATACCACGTTACAAGACCATGCATTTTCAAATGATAATACGATATATTTAAAAGACTTAGTTGAAGTATCAAACTTAGAATCTAAGAACTTAAAGGCATCCTTTTATGCGGATAGCGATGAAGTATTACCTACTCAAGTACGTTTAATTATTAAAAATAAAACACTTTATTTAGATATTCAATCAGATATTCAAAAAATTAAGTTATTAAATGAAGAGTCTCATATGGTTGTTAAAGATGAGCATTTCACTAAAAAGACAAGAGAAGAAATGTTAGTCACAACATTTGATGATAGTGTATTAGACCATTCAAATTTAGATAAACATAAGAAGTTTACGATTTCCTTTAAAAACAGTTTTTGGATAGCATTTAGAAAACTGATGAATTTTGGTCGCAAAGGTAAACTCATGTTAGCAATCTTTATGATTAGTGGTATGTTAGTGGCATTTGCAACCATTAATATGTATAGCATTCTTACTAAAGACTATAAGGATGCGCTTACGATGGATGAACGTTATATCCAGGTAAATAAGAACTCGTTTTATCAAGGAAACGGTGGTGCATCAGCTTTACTTGACAAGGTAAACGGTGAAACCAGTGGGGATTATGTCATTTATATGGAAAGACTCGCAGCTAGTAACCAGTTAAGAATCGATTTAGGTAATGGGGCATTTAAATCTTTAGCATCTAATATTAAAATAGAATATAGTAAACAACTTAAACAAAATGATTTATATGCAGGCAGATTACCTTTAAATGCTAATGAAATTGTTTTAAGTTATGGTGTTTATTCAAAAGATGTATTAAATGATCAAAACTTCCAAGATATAGGTATTTGGCGTCCAGAGGATTTCATTGGCGAAGTACTAGCATTTAGTGGTGCATTAAGTGACCCACAAAAGCGTTATACAGTTGTAGGTATATCTAAAGCTAAGTATATTGCTATTTATGCATATGATTATAAAACAGCATTTACTTTGACAAACTTTGATTCTATCAATAGTCCAAGTTATACAACAACTAGACAATATGAAGAATCTATATTACAATCTTCAAATGCTAGTTTGGATGCTTATATCTTCACACCTAACTATTTAGAACTTAAACAAGCACTAGAAGATGCAGGTTACATGGTGAAATTAAGCAGTCAAGCTGTCATTGACCAAAATAATATAGCAATTGCACAACAAACTGCTGCAAATTTACTTATTACAATCTTTTTAATTGGTGGTGGCTTATTAGCATTTTACTTTGTGATGCGTTCTAGTATGATATCTCGTATCTATGAGATATCTGTATATAGAGCTTTAGGTGTCAGAAAACTAGAAATCTATAGTTCATTTGCTGTTGAAATTATACTTTTAACAACAGTATCATCGCTCATTGGCTTTGGACTTATGTCATTTATATTAGGTGCATTTTCTAATTCACCGCTAAGAACATTTATTGGTTTTAGAATTGATTTCTTCATTATCTTATTTGGTGTAATCTTTGTATATGCAGCCAATCTACTCATAGGTTTACTTCCAATGGGACTATTACTTAGAAAAACACCTGCACAAATTATTAGTTCTTACGATATATAG
- a CDS encoding ABC transporter ATP-binding protein, producing MSLIKLENISKYYKSGEGVSVGMQKISLEFNIGEFVAVTGESGSGKSTLLNVISGLDSYEDGELYIQDEETSHFLVKDWENYRSKFVGFVFQNYNIIDSFTVYENVLLALEVQNYPRKERKKRALELIDKVGLTSHKHHKASKLSGGQKQRAVIARALAKDTPIIVADEPTGNLDSESSKQVISLLQELSKDKLIIIVTHDYDQVKEIATRHIKMHDGEVVEDKTLKQNTHEDVKIEPSIKPMTVASVARFALRNLLSKPRLLLFFIALQVMIILVFTMTYSNVMNTARQDLFNLNLDMGPDIQIFDFHTSNMSDNRMNVVRKDGQTISSDDIEYLSSLSGSNHFVYEGVLFIDEIETNYMYYTHPQGYTDYIPRTYKYDTTYFISKQPQFLVDGRMTNLSATEVVVSNALRVNIGAIIYSREDVVTSEEVTPIQLDTYIYKFPFEDFPDKNINNITWLITYDHIETIAYYGWDLLDLEQLDPVRKDYVTNVSVLVEFYEYNEINYTVVGIFDDSNRGALYFSHDELLNASGNQTLSLSASSEITAERLFKAIDKTTYRVIYPALEQNAIQALFAPINFLISLFFYTLIYGFALFLYFILYSVMKNVMSSRKKDFAIFRSIGTNESKLGLLVIFEQVYMMVISFIVSMIVINILSYSNYSMNLILQRLLPFDYVILFLTFTYLSIWLARRFNKKTFKISVIENLTESREDTL from the coding sequence ATGTCACTTATAAAACTAGAAAACATTTCTAAATATTATAAGTCCGGTGAGGGTGTATCCGTTGGGATGCAAAAAATCTCACTCGAGTTTAATATTGGGGAATTTGTTGCAGTAACAGGGGAATCAGGAAGTGGTAAATCAACACTTTTAAACGTCATTTCAGGTCTTGATAGCTATGAAGATGGTGAACTTTATATACAAGATGAAGAAACATCTCATTTTTTAGTCAAAGACTGGGAAAATTACCGTTCTAAATTTGTAGGATTTGTCTTCCAAAACTATAATATTATTGATTCATTTACAGTCTATGAAAACGTACTATTAGCACTTGAAGTTCAAAACTATCCTAGAAAAGAACGTAAAAAACGTGCATTAGAACTTATTGATAAAGTTGGATTAACTAGTCATAAACATCATAAAGCATCTAAACTTAGTGGTGGTCAAAAACAACGTGCAGTCATTGCACGTGCTTTGGCTAAAGACACCCCAATTATTGTCGCAGATGAACCTACAGGTAACTTGGATTCCGAATCCAGTAAACAAGTTATTTCATTACTTCAAGAATTATCAAAAGATAAGTTAATTATCATCGTAACGCATGATTATGATCAAGTTAAAGAAATAGCAACACGCCATATTAAGATGCATGATGGTGAAGTCGTAGAAGATAAGACGTTAAAGCAAAATACGCATGAGGATGTAAAAATTGAGCCCTCGATAAAACCGATGACTGTGGCATCAGTTGCACGTTTTGCGTTAAGAAATCTATTATCAAAACCTAGATTATTACTGTTTTTTATTGCACTACAAGTTATGATTATTTTAGTCTTTACAATGACGTATAGTAATGTCATGAATACAGCAAGGCAAGATTTATTTAATTTAAATTTAGATATGGGTCCTGATATTCAAATATTTGATTTTCATACTTCAAATATGTCGGATAATCGTATGAATGTTGTTAGAAAAGATGGTCAGACAATATCTTCAGATGATATTGAATATTTATCTAGTCTAAGCGGTTCAAATCACTTTGTTTACGAAGGTGTCTTGTTCATTGACGAAATAGAAACGAACTATATGTATTATACACATCCTCAAGGTTATACTGATTATATTCCTCGAACTTATAAGTATGATACAACGTACTTTATCTCTAAACAACCTCAATTTCTTGTTGATGGTAGAATGACAAACCTTAGTGCTACTGAAGTTGTTGTATCTAATGCTTTAAGAGTGAATATTGGTGCAATTATTTATAGTAGAGAAGATGTTGTTACTTCAGAAGAAGTAACCCCTATACAACTAGATACTTATATATATAAATTCCCATTTGAAGATTTTCCGGATAAGAATATTAACAATATCACTTGGTTAATCACTTATGATCATATTGAAACAATTGCATATTATGGCTGGGACCTACTTGATTTAGAACAATTAGACCCTGTTAGAAAAGATTACGTAACAAATGTTTCTGTCTTAGTTGAGTTCTATGAATATAATGAAATTAATTATACAGTTGTAGGTATTTTTGATGACTCCAATCGTGGTGCCCTTTACTTTTCACATGATGAATTACTTAATGCCAGTGGTAATCAAACCTTATCACTTTCTGCAAGTAGTGAAATTACAGCTGAAAGGCTCTTTAAAGCAATTGATAAAACAACATATAGAGTGATTTATCCAGCACTTGAACAAAATGCGATTCAAGCATTATTTGCACCAATCAACTTTCTGATTTCACTATTCTTTTACACTCTAATTTATGGATTTGCATTATTCTTATACTTTATTCTATATTCAGTCATGAAGAATGTAATGAGTTCTAGAAAGAAAGATTTTGCAATCTTTAGATCGATAGGTACCAATGAGTCTAAACTTGGTTTATTAGTTATATTTGAACAAGTATATATGATGGTCATTTCATTTATTGTATCTATGATTGTCATAAATATCTTAAGTTACTCAAATTACAGTATGAACTTAATCCTACAACGTTTACTTCCATTTGACTATGTTATTTTATTCCTAACATTTACTTATCTATCTATTTGGTTAGCTAGAAGATTCAATAAGAAGACCTTTAAAATTTCAGTCATTGAAAATCTTACAGAAAGTAGAGAAGATACATTATGA
- a CDS encoding HAD family hydrolase, protein MNTLKAIIFDLDGTLLDTLDDITNSCNYTLNQLKLSHVKKEDVRRYLGNGAKALWVHILKHNINYLDEALSIYLPYLETHSKIRTKPYEGINELLHQLKIDYQLAVVSNKHQEAVSEIIDYYFKGMFDVVIGERPGIPKKPDPAPLNLAIKELQLNKHEVLFIGDSEVDIQTAKHADVKVIGVSWGFRDYIELVHEKPDYLIHKVDQIQKIIQGE, encoded by the coding sequence ATGAATACATTAAAAGCAATCATATTTGATCTAGATGGGACATTACTAGATACTTTAGATGACATAACAAATAGTTGTAACTATACTTTGAATCAACTTAAACTATCACATGTAAAAAAAGAAGATGTCAGACGCTATTTAGGTAATGGGGCTAAAGCGTTATGGGTGCATATATTAAAGCATAATATAAACTATTTAGATGAAGCACTCTCTATTTATTTACCTTATCTAGAAACACATTCGAAAATTCGCACTAAGCCTTATGAAGGCATCAATGAACTGCTTCATCAATTAAAAATTGATTATCAATTAGCAGTCGTATCCAATAAACATCAAGAGGCAGTTAGTGAAATTATAGATTACTACTTTAAAGGTATGTTTGATGTGGTAATCGGTGAGCGTCCTGGTATACCTAAAAAACCAGATCCTGCACCTTTAAATCTAGCCATTAAAGAGCTTCAATTAAATAAACATGAGGTGCTATTTATAGGGGATTCAGAAGTAGATATTCAAACAGCAAAACATGCAGATGTCAAAGTCATTGGAGTAAGTTGGGGATTTAGAGATTATATAGAATTAGTACATGAAAAACCAGATTATTTAATACATAAGGTTGATCAAATACAAAAAATTATACAAGGGGAATAA